In Nocardioides sp. zg-1228, a single window of DNA contains:
- the gyrB gene encoding DNA topoisomerase (ATP-hydrolyzing) subunit B — MEATVEKRSTTAVDEGVEYDASAIQVLEGLEAVRKRPGMYIGSTGERGLHHLIWEIVDNGVDEALAGFATRIVLTLQADGGVRVEDNGRGIPTDTAPGQDMPALTMALTMLHAGGKFGGGGYKVSGGLHGVGVSVVNALSSRLVAEVKNRGHLWRQTFHLGVPEGDLEQVRPMEPGEQTGTTVTWYASEDIFEHTTYSLETITSRLREMAFLNKGVEFVVRDERPDADARADAVEDDTVTDEVDAGHDAIKRAETGGLEQVFKYDRGLVDYVEHLNRRKTVANPTVISFEAETAEGASGQHMSLEVAMQWNTSYTESVHTFANNINTHEGGTHEEGFRAALTSLVNNWGEEWGLIKKKEDRVSGDDIREGLTAIISIKLGEPQFEGQTKTKLGNTEAKGFTQRVMNDQLGAWLEQNPAEGREIVRKSQAAASARLAARKARELARNRKGLLGGGGLPGKLSDCQSTNPAECEVFIVEGDSAGGSARQGRDPRIQAILPIRGKILNVEKARIDKVLANAEVQAIISALGTGIQEEFSLEKLRYHKVVMMADADVDGHHINTLLLTLLFRFMRPLIEHGYVYMAQPPLYRLRWNKPAEHEFVYSDAERDALLADGQAQGKKLPKENPVQRYKGLGEMNADELWETTMDPDARLLKQVTLADAAQADEIFSILMGEDVEQRRSFIQRNAKDVRFLDI; from the coding sequence GTGGAGGCCACCGTCGAGAAGCGGTCCACCACGGCCGTCGACGAGGGCGTGGAGTATGACGCGTCCGCGATCCAGGTGCTCGAGGGCCTCGAGGCGGTGCGCAAGCGCCCCGGCATGTACATCGGCTCCACGGGCGAGCGCGGCCTGCACCACCTGATCTGGGAGATCGTGGACAACGGCGTCGACGAGGCGCTGGCCGGCTTCGCGACCCGCATCGTGCTCACCCTGCAGGCCGACGGCGGCGTGCGGGTCGAGGACAACGGCCGCGGCATCCCCACCGACACCGCGCCCGGGCAGGACATGCCGGCGCTCACGATGGCGCTGACCATGCTCCACGCGGGAGGCAAGTTCGGCGGCGGCGGCTACAAGGTCTCCGGCGGCCTGCACGGCGTCGGCGTCTCGGTCGTCAACGCGCTGTCCTCCCGCCTGGTCGCGGAGGTCAAGAACCGCGGCCACCTGTGGCGCCAGACGTTCCACCTCGGCGTGCCGGAGGGCGACCTCGAGCAGGTCCGCCCGATGGAGCCCGGCGAGCAGACCGGCACCACGGTCACCTGGTACGCCTCGGAGGACATCTTCGAGCACACCACCTACAGCCTCGAGACGATCACCTCGCGCCTGCGCGAGATGGCGTTCCTCAACAAGGGCGTCGAGTTCGTCGTGCGCGACGAGCGTCCCGACGCCGACGCGCGCGCCGACGCGGTCGAGGACGACACCGTCACCGACGAGGTCGACGCCGGCCACGACGCGATCAAGCGCGCGGAGACCGGGGGCCTCGAGCAGGTCTTCAAGTACGACCGCGGCCTCGTCGACTACGTCGAGCACCTCAACCGCCGCAAGACCGTGGCCAACCCGACCGTCATCTCCTTCGAGGCCGAGACCGCTGAGGGTGCGAGCGGGCAGCACATGAGCCTCGAGGTCGCGATGCAGTGGAACACCTCCTACACCGAGTCGGTCCACACCTTCGCCAACAACATCAACACCCACGAGGGCGGCACCCACGAGGAGGGCTTCCGCGCCGCGCTCACCTCCCTGGTCAACAACTGGGGCGAGGAGTGGGGGCTGATCAAGAAGAAGGAGGACCGCGTCTCGGGTGACGACATCCGCGAGGGCCTCACCGCGATCATCTCGATCAAGCTCGGCGAGCCGCAGTTCGAGGGGCAGACCAAGACCAAGCTCGGCAACACCGAGGCCAAGGGCTTCACCCAGCGGGTCATGAACGACCAGCTCGGCGCCTGGCTCGAGCAGAACCCGGCCGAGGGTCGCGAGATCGTCCGCAAGTCGCAGGCCGCGGCCAGCGCGCGCCTCGCCGCCCGCAAGGCCCGCGAGCTGGCTCGCAACCGCAAGGGCCTCCTCGGCGGCGGCGGCCTGCCCGGCAAGCTCAGCGACTGCCAGTCGACCAACCCCGCCGAGTGCGAGGTGTTCATCGTCGAGGGCGACTCCGCCGGCGGCTCGGCGCGTCAGGGACGCGACCCGCGGATCCAGGCGATCCTGCCGATCCGCGGCAAGATCCTCAACGTCGAGAAGGCCCGGATAGACAAGGTGCTCGCCAACGCCGAGGTGCAGGCCATCATCTCCGCGCTCGGCACGGGCATCCAGGAGGAGTTCAGCCTCGAGAAGCTGCGCTACCACAAGGTCGTGATGATGGCCGACGCCGACGTCGACGGCCACCACATCAACACGCTGCTGCTCACGCTGCTGTTCCGCTTCATGAGGCCGCTGATCGAGCACGGCTACGTCTACATGGCCCAGCCCCCGCTCTACCGGCTGCGCTGGAACAAGCCGGCCGAGCACGAGTTCGTCTACTCCGACGCCGAGCGCGACGCGCTGCTCGCCGACGGCCAGGCGCAGGGCAAGAAGCTCCCCAAGGAGAACCCGGTCCAGCGCTACAAGGGTCTCGGCGAGATGAACGCCGACGAGCTGTGGGAGACCACGATGGACCCCGACGCGCGCCTGCTCAAGCAGGTCACCCTCGCGGACGCCGCCCAGGCCGACGAGATCTTCTCGATCCTCATGGGCGAGGACGTCGAGCAGCGCCGTTCGTTCATCCAGCGCAACGCCAAGGACGTTCGATTCCTCGATATCTAG
- the gyrA gene encoding DNA gyrase subunit A has product MTEIPTDLTGGPGDGGTDRVQPIELQTLMQQSYIDYAMTVIVGRALPDVRDGLKPVHRRILYAMYDGGYRPDRGFSKCSRVVGDVMGQYHPHGDSAIYDTMVRLAQPWVLRAPLINGQGNFGSPGNDSAAAMRYTECRMAPLAMEMVRDIDEDTVDFQPNYDGRSQEPTILPSRFPNLLVNGSAGIAVGMATNIPPHNLREVAEGAIWALEHPEATKEELLDALLERIKGPDFPNGALIVGRQGIEQAYRTGRGSISQRAVVEIDEDAKGRVMLVISELPYMVNPDNLALKIAELADSGRIQGISDVRDDTSSRTGQRLVIILKRDAVARVVLNNLFKHTELQSNFSANMLALVDGVPRTLPIDQFISHWVTHQIEVIQRRTRFRLAEAERQAHIYRGLAKALDALDEVIALIRRSPDVEEARSGLMSLLEIDEVQANAILEMQLRRLAALERQKIMDRLTELERVIADLEDILANEARQRQIISDELTEIVDKHGNDRRTQIIAADGDLSMEDLIPDEDLVVSITRGGYAKRTRADQYRLQKRGGKGVRGATLRGDDVVQHFIATTNHHWLLFFTTAGRVYRTKAYNLPEAARDAKGGHVAGLLSFQPDEDIAQVLAIRDYDQAPYLVLATRTGLVKKTKLGDYNSPRQAGVIAINFREDDDELIGAELVNADDDILLVSRKGQAIRFRADDDQLRPMGRATGGVRGMKFKHDDDSVLSLSVIRAAQVAAEEAAEARLVQEGASPEAIEAGDLPEVKEQYVFTITDGGYAKRTRITDYRTTNRGGVGIRAVKLANEDRGGLVGAFIVEEGDEVLSITSGGQVVRSPIDANFRATGRDSQGVKFVTPKKGDTVAVVARSVEAREDEEVEELAAESAAEVEAAAREAAAESPDVVDGATIDGQDAVEAAPSDDDTEE; this is encoded by the coding sequence ATGACCGAGATCCCCACCGACCTCACGGGCGGACCCGGCGACGGCGGCACCGACCGCGTGCAGCCCATCGAGCTGCAGACGCTCATGCAGCAGTCCTACATCGACTACGCGATGACCGTCATCGTCGGGCGCGCGCTGCCCGACGTGCGCGACGGGCTCAAGCCCGTGCACCGCCGCATCCTCTACGCGATGTACGACGGCGGCTACCGCCCCGACCGCGGCTTCTCCAAGTGCTCGCGCGTCGTGGGCGACGTGATGGGTCAGTACCACCCCCACGGCGACTCGGCGATCTACGACACCATGGTCCGCCTCGCCCAGCCCTGGGTGCTGCGCGCGCCGCTGATCAACGGCCAGGGCAACTTCGGCTCGCCGGGCAACGACTCCGCCGCCGCCATGCGATACACCGAGTGCCGCATGGCGCCGCTGGCGATGGAGATGGTGCGTGACATCGACGAGGACACCGTCGACTTCCAGCCCAACTACGACGGTCGCTCCCAGGAGCCGACCATCCTGCCCAGCCGCTTCCCCAACCTGCTGGTCAACGGCTCGGCCGGCATCGCGGTCGGCATGGCGACCAACATCCCGCCGCACAACCTGCGTGAGGTCGCCGAGGGAGCCATCTGGGCGCTCGAGCACCCCGAGGCCACCAAGGAGGAGCTGCTGGACGCCCTCCTCGAGCGGATCAAGGGCCCCGACTTCCCCAACGGCGCGCTGATCGTCGGCCGCCAGGGCATCGAGCAGGCCTACCGCACCGGGCGCGGCTCGATCAGCCAGCGGGCCGTCGTCGAGATCGACGAGGACGCCAAGGGCCGGGTGATGCTGGTCATCAGCGAGCTCCCCTACATGGTCAACCCCGACAACCTCGCGCTCAAGATCGCCGAGCTCGCCGACTCCGGCCGGATCCAGGGCATCTCCGACGTCCGCGACGACACCAGCTCACGCACCGGTCAGCGCCTGGTCATCATCCTCAAGCGCGACGCCGTCGCCCGGGTCGTGCTCAACAACCTGTTCAAGCACACCGAGCTGCAGAGCAACTTCTCCGCCAACATGCTGGCGCTGGTCGACGGGGTGCCGCGCACCCTGCCGATCGATCAGTTCATCTCGCACTGGGTCACCCACCAGATCGAGGTCATCCAGCGGCGCACCCGCTTCCGCCTCGCGGAGGCCGAGCGCCAGGCGCACATCTACCGCGGCCTGGCCAAGGCGCTCGACGCCCTCGACGAGGTCATCGCCCTCATCCGCCGCAGCCCTGACGTCGAGGAGGCGCGGAGCGGGCTGATGAGCCTGCTCGAGATCGACGAGGTGCAGGCCAACGCCATCCTCGAGATGCAGCTGCGCCGCCTCGCCGCCCTGGAGCGGCAGAAGATCATGGACCGCCTCACCGAGCTCGAGCGCGTGATCGCCGACCTCGAGGACATCCTGGCCAACGAGGCCCGCCAGCGGCAGATCATCTCCGACGAGCTGACCGAGATCGTCGACAAGCACGGCAACGACCGGCGTACGCAGATCATCGCGGCCGACGGCGACCTGTCGATGGAGGACCTGATCCCCGACGAGGACCTGGTCGTCTCCATCACCCGCGGCGGCTACGCCAAGCGCACCCGCGCCGACCAGTACCGGCTGCAGAAGCGCGGCGGCAAGGGCGTGCGTGGCGCGACGCTGCGCGGCGACGACGTCGTCCAGCACTTCATCGCCACCACCAACCACCACTGGCTGCTGTTCTTCACCACGGCCGGTCGCGTCTACCGCACCAAGGCCTACAACCTCCCCGAGGCCGCACGCGACGCCAAGGGCGGCCACGTCGCCGGCCTGCTGAGCTTCCAGCCCGACGAGGACATCGCCCAGGTGCTGGCGATCCGCGACTACGACCAGGCGCCCTACCTCGTCCTGGCCACCCGCACCGGCCTGGTCAAGAAGACCAAGCTCGGCGACTACAACAGCCCGCGCCAGGCCGGCGTGATCGCGATCAACTTCCGCGAGGACGACGACGAGCTCATCGGCGCCGAGCTGGTCAACGCCGACGACGACATCCTGCTCGTCTCCCGCAAGGGCCAGGCGATCCGGTTCCGCGCCGACGACGACCAGCTGCGGCCGATGGGTCGCGCCACCGGCGGCGTGCGCGGCATGAAGTTCAAGCACGACGACGACTCGGTGCTCTCGCTCTCGGTGATCCGCGCCGCCCAGGTCGCGGCCGAGGAGGCCGCCGAGGCCCGCCTGGTCCAGGAAGGTGCGTCGCCGGAGGCCATCGAGGCCGGCGACCTGCCGGAGGTGAAGGAGCAGTACGTCTTCACGATCACCGACGGCGGCTACGCCAAGCGCACCCGGATCACCGACTACCGCACCACCAACCGCGGTGGCGTCGGCATCCGCGCGGTCAAGCTCGCCAACGAGGACCGCGGCGGCCTGGTCGGCGCGTTCATCGTCGAGGAGGGTGACGAGGTCCTCTCGATCACCAGCGGCGGGCAGGTCGTCCGCAGCCCCATCGACGCCAACTTCCGGGCCACCGGCCGCGACAGCCAGGGCGTGAAGTTCGTGACGCCCAAGAAGGGCGACACCGTCGCCGTCGTCGCCCGGTCGGTCGAGGCCCGCGAGGACGAGGAGGTCGAGGAGCTGGCCGCCGAGAGCGCCGCCGAGGTCGAGGCAGCCGCCCGCGAGGCCGCTGCGGAATCGCCCGACGTGGTCGACGGTGCAACAATCGATGGTCAGGACGCTGTGGAAGCAGCCCCCTCCGACGACGACACCGAGGAGTGA
- a CDS encoding DUF3566 domain-containing protein, producing MSERTATPRRTSGGEPAKRSLTGRLQDTLSSAAEEHRANAGPSSGRSSRARRTSGRQPRRARLRLTRIDPWSVMKTAFLLSVAFGVVTFVAIFMVWSVLGAAGVWDSINSAVGSIVEGDSGNSSFDVTNYVGMSRVLGFTLLVSVVDVILLTAIATLTAFLYNLAAALLGGIEVTLAEDEK from the coding sequence ATGTCGGAACGCACCGCGACGCCCCGCCGCACCTCCGGCGGAGAGCCCGCCAAGAGGTCGCTGACCGGTCGGCTCCAGGACACGCTGTCCAGCGCCGCTGAGGAGCACCGGGCCAACGCCGGACCGTCGTCTGGGCGGAGCAGCCGCGCCCGGCGTACGTCCGGGCGCCAGCCGCGGCGCGCCCGCCTCCGGCTGACCCGCATCGACCCGTGGTCGGTGATGAAGACGGCGTTCCTGCTCTCGGTCGCCTTCGGTGTGGTCACGTTCGTCGCGATCTTCATGGTGTGGTCGGTGCTCGGCGCGGCCGGCGTGTGGGACTCGATCAACTCCGCCGTCGGCAGCATCGTCGAGGGCGACAGCGGCAACTCGTCCTTCGACGTCACCAACTACGTCGGCATGTCGCGGGTGCTCGGCTTCACGCTGCTCGTCTCGGTGGTCGACGTCATCCTGCTGACCGCGATCGCGACCCTCACCGCCTTCCTCTACAACCTCGCGGCCGCCCTCCTGGGCGGCATCGAGGTGACCCTCGCGGAGGACGAGAAGTGA
- a CDS encoding DciA family protein → MTDDERPGDPGTAGDDTTATTDGADPAPAPVAEHRADGLDLARAAARAAAASPGSKPARRRSGGPRRRTTPRASGARPDDRDPQPIDQAMGRLIANHGWELDLKVQGVFGRWAELVGSEVADHCTPESFTDGRLVVRTDSTAWATQLKLLAPTIVRRLNEELGHGTVTLIEVVGPHLPTWTKGRLSSRDGRGPRDTYG, encoded by the coding sequence GTGACGGATGACGAGCGTCCCGGCGACCCCGGGACCGCGGGGGACGACACCACCGCCACCACCGACGGCGCCGATCCCGCTCCCGCCCCGGTGGCCGAGCACCGCGCCGACGGCCTCGACCTCGCCCGCGCTGCCGCACGTGCTGCCGCCGCCAGCCCTGGCTCGAAGCCCGCGCGGCGCCGCTCCGGGGGACCACGCCGTCGTACGACCCCGCGGGCGTCCGGCGCCCGGCCCGACGACCGCGACCCCCAACCGATCGACCAGGCGATGGGCCGGCTGATCGCCAACCACGGGTGGGAGCTCGACCTCAAGGTGCAGGGGGTGTTCGGCCGCTGGGCCGAGCTGGTCGGCTCCGAGGTGGCCGACCACTGCACGCCCGAGTCGTTCACCGACGGACGCCTGGTGGTGCGCACCGACTCCACCGCCTGGGCCACCCAGCTCAAGCTGCTGGCGCCGACGATCGTCCGCCGGCTCAACGAGGAGCTCGGCCACGGCACGGTCACGCTGATCGAGGTGGTCGGCCCGCACCTGCCGACCTGGACCAAGGGCCGGCTGTCCAGCCGCGACGGCCGCGGCCCGCGCGACACCTACGGCTGA
- a CDS encoding DLW-39 family protein, which translates to MKKLLLVALAAAGAVLAKKKMDEGKNEQALWAEATDTVEKA; encoded by the coding sequence ATGAAGAAGCTCCTGCTGGTCGCCCTCGCTGCCGCCGGCGCGGTCCTGGCGAAGAAGAAGATGGACGAGGGCAAGAACGAGCAGGCCCTCTGGGCCGAGGCCACTGACACCGTCGAGAAGGCCTGA
- the dnaA gene encoding chromosomal replication initiator protein DnaA: MVEAKAVRVDDQQVDLGTAWQQIVEDLQPNQRAWLRPSVPMTLHENTAIIAVPNDFTRNQLEGRLRNHIEDALSEGFGREIRMLVTVNPALEGETPSQIDESTDRSVSLSTNPQAVYEPPAPRAPEAYEPMGGGAAERRPSALETRLNPKYTFETFVIGSSNRFPHAAAVAVAEAPGKAYNPLLVYGESGLGKTHLLHAIGHYVRSLYSNAKVRYVSSEEFTNEFINAIRDDRQDRFKRRYRDVDVLLIDDIQFLEGKTQTQEEFFHTFNTLHNANKQIVLTSDRAPKRLEALEDRLRNRFEWGLITDVQPPDLETRIAILRKKAAMDRLTAPPDVLEFIASKIQTNIRELEGALIRVTAFANLNRQEVDMTLAEIVLKDLIPEGGEPEITHPLIIAQTAAYFGVSLEDLTGPSRGRHLVMARQIGMYLCRELTSMSLPQIGREFGGRDHTTVMYADRKIRQLLAERRAVFNQVSELTNRIKMQARQR; encoded by the coding sequence ATGGTGGAAGCGAAGGCGGTCCGGGTGGACGACCAGCAGGTAGATCTCGGGACGGCGTGGCAGCAGATCGTCGAGGACCTCCAGCCCAACCAGCGCGCCTGGCTGAGGCCGAGCGTGCCGATGACGCTCCACGAGAACACCGCGATCATCGCGGTCCCCAACGACTTCACCCGCAACCAGCTCGAGGGCCGGCTGCGCAACCACATCGAGGACGCGCTCTCCGAGGGCTTCGGCCGCGAGATCCGCATGCTCGTCACGGTCAACCCCGCGCTCGAGGGCGAGACGCCATCCCAGATCGACGAATCGACAGATCGATCTGTCTCTTTGTCGACAAACCCGCAGGCGGTCTACGAGCCGCCTGCGCCACGAGCGCCGGAGGCCTACGAGCCGATGGGCGGCGGGGCCGCCGAGCGTCGCCCCTCCGCGCTGGAGACCCGGCTCAACCCCAAGTACACGTTCGAGACATTCGTCATCGGCTCGTCCAACCGGTTCCCGCACGCGGCCGCCGTCGCCGTCGCCGAGGCGCCCGGCAAGGCCTACAACCCGCTCCTGGTCTACGGCGAGTCGGGCCTGGGCAAGACCCACCTGCTCCACGCGATCGGCCACTACGTGCGCAGCCTCTACAGCAACGCCAAGGTGCGCTACGTCTCCAGCGAGGAGTTCACCAACGAGTTCATCAACGCGATCCGCGACGACCGCCAGGACAGGTTCAAGCGGCGCTACCGCGACGTCGACGTGCTGTTGATCGATGACATCCAGTTCCTCGAGGGCAAGACGCAGACGCAGGAGGAGTTCTTCCACACGTTCAACACCCTCCACAACGCCAACAAGCAGATCGTGCTGACCTCCGACCGCGCTCCCAAGCGGCTCGAGGCGCTCGAGGACCGCCTGCGCAACCGCTTCGAGTGGGGCCTGATCACCGACGTCCAGCCGCCCGACCTCGAGACCCGCATCGCGATCCTGCGCAAGAAGGCGGCGATGGACCGGCTCACCGCGCCGCCCGACGTGCTGGAGTTCATCGCCTCCAAGATCCAGACCAACATCCGCGAGCTCGAGGGCGCGCTGATCCGGGTGACGGCCTTCGCCAACCTCAACCGCCAGGAGGTCGACATGACCCTGGCCGAGATCGTGCTCAAGGACCTGATCCCCGAGGGTGGCGAGCCCGAGATCACCCACCCGCTGATCATCGCCCAGACCGCGGCCTACTTCGGGGTCAGCCTCGAGGACCTCACCGGGCCCTCGCGCGGCCGGCACCTGGTCATGGCCCGCCAGATCGGGATGTACCTGTGCCGCGAGCTCACGTCGATGTCGCTGCCGCAGATCGGCCGCGAGTTCGGCGGGCGCGACCACACCACGGTGATGTACGCCGACCGCAAGATCCGTCAGCTCCTCGCCGAGCGGCGCGCGGTCTTCAACCAGGTCAGCGAGCTCACCAACCGGATCAAGATGCAGGCCCGCCAGCGCTGA
- the dnaN gene encoding DNA polymerase III subunit beta, which translates to MKFRVERDVFADAVAWAARSLPVRPSSPVLAGLLIEASDAGLVLSTFDYETSARATLSAEVNDEGRALVSGRLLADICRSLPAKPVELTLEGPRVSLTCGSARFSLQTMPVSDYPTLPEMPSATGTVSSADFAHAVAQAVTAAGRDDMLPVLTGVRIEIDGSTMALLATDRFRLSHRELTWNPQSPDVSVAALVPAKVLGDTAKSLTSGAEITIALSASGAGEGLIGFEGTGLGGVRRTTTRLLDGEFPKVRSLFPSEHLTVAKVNKAELIETVKRVALVAERNTAVQMKFGDNQIVLDAGSGDEAMATEAVDADITGDDLTTGFNPQFLLDGLSAIDGEMVDLAFTQATKPVVISGTDTDDTGSFRYLLMPRRLLG; encoded by the coding sequence GTGAAGTTCCGCGTCGAACGCGACGTCTTCGCCGATGCCGTTGCCTGGGCTGCCCGCAGCCTGCCGGTCCGTCCCAGCTCGCCGGTCCTGGCCGGCCTGCTGATCGAGGCGAGCGACGCCGGGCTGGTGCTCTCGACGTTCGACTACGAGACCTCGGCCCGCGCCACCCTCTCCGCGGAGGTCAACGACGAGGGCCGTGCGCTGGTCAGCGGCCGCCTGCTCGCCGACATCTGCCGCAGCCTGCCGGCCAAGCCCGTCGAGCTGACCCTCGAGGGTCCGCGCGTCTCGCTCACCTGCGGGTCGGCGCGCTTCAGCCTCCAGACCATGCCGGTCTCCGACTACCCCACGCTGCCCGAGATGCCGTCGGCCACCGGCACCGTCTCCAGCGCCGACTTCGCCCACGCCGTCGCCCAGGCCGTGACGGCCGCGGGCCGTGACGACATGCTCCCGGTCCTCACCGGCGTCCGCATCGAGATCGACGGCTCCACGATGGCGCTGCTGGCCACCGACCGGTTCCGGCTCTCGCACCGCGAGCTCACCTGGAACCCGCAGTCGCCCGACGTGTCGGTCGCCGCGCTCGTCCCGGCCAAGGTGCTCGGCGACACGGCCAAGTCGCTGACCTCGGGCGCGGAGATCACCATCGCGCTGAGCGCCAGCGGCGCCGGCGAGGGCCTGATCGGGTTCGAGGGCACCGGGCTCGGCGGCGTACGCCGCACCACCACGCGCCTGCTCGACGGGGAGTTCCCCAAGGTGCGCTCGCTGTTCCCGTCCGAGCACCTCACGGTGGCGAAGGTCAACAAGGCCGAGCTCATCGAGACCGTCAAGCGCGTCGCGCTGGTGGCCGAGCGCAACACCGCGGTGCAGATGAAGTTCGGCGACAACCAGATCGTCCTCGACGCCGGCTCCGGCGACGAGGCGATGGCGACCGAGGCGGTCGACGCCGACATCACCGGCGACGACCTCACGACCGGCTTCAACCCACAGTTCCTGCTCGACGGGCTGAGCGCGATCGACGGCGAGATGGTCGACCTGGCGTTCACCCAGGCGACCAAGCCGGTCGTCATCTCCGGCACCGACACCGACGACACCGGCTCCTTCCGCTACCTGCTGATGCCCCGGCGCCTGCTCGGCTGA
- the recF gene encoding DNA replication/repair protein RecF translates to MHVAHLTLHNFRSYADIDVALEPGATAFIGRNGQGKTNLVEAIDYLSRLSSHRVASDAPLVRAGAEQAIVRASVVKEGRTALLEVELNPGRANRARINRSPLPRPREIVGLVRTVVFSPDDLTLVKGDPSDRRRFLDDLLVLRTPRLAGVRSDYDRVLKQRNSLLKTAGVARGSARDAAMSTLEIWDDNLARVGAEILGARLRLVDDLRPYLGKAYEAVARGASRDDADLDYRASVEVTSSTGDLQQALLDAVAARRKEELDRGISLVGPHRDELLLTLGDPQLRLPVKGYASHGESWSYALALRLASYDLLRADGDDPILVLDDVFAELDSERRQQLAELVAGAEQVLVTAAVAADVPASLQGVRYLVADGAVTRDG, encoded by the coding sequence TTGCACGTCGCGCACCTGACCCTGCACAACTTCCGCTCCTACGCCGACATCGACGTCGCGCTGGAGCCGGGGGCGACGGCGTTCATCGGACGCAACGGCCAGGGCAAGACCAACCTGGTCGAGGCGATCGACTACCTCTCCCGGCTGTCGTCCCACCGGGTGGCGAGCGACGCACCCCTCGTCCGCGCCGGAGCCGAGCAGGCGATCGTGCGGGCCTCGGTCGTCAAGGAGGGGCGCACGGCGCTGCTCGAGGTCGAGCTCAACCCGGGTCGGGCCAACCGCGCCCGGATCAACCGCTCCCCCCTCCCCCGCCCCCGCGAGATCGTCGGCCTGGTGCGCACGGTCGTGTTCTCCCCCGACGACCTGACCCTGGTCAAGGGCGACCCGTCCGACCGGCGCCGGTTCCTCGACGACCTGCTGGTGCTGCGCACCCCGCGCCTGGCCGGCGTTCGCTCCGACTACGACCGGGTGCTCAAGCAGCGCAACAGCCTGCTCAAGACCGCCGGGGTGGCGCGTGGGTCCGCGCGCGACGCGGCGATGTCGACGCTGGAGATCTGGGACGACAACCTGGCGCGGGTCGGCGCGGAGATCCTCGGCGCCCGACTGCGGCTGGTCGACGACCTGCGCCCCTACCTCGGCAAGGCCTACGAGGCGGTCGCGCGCGGCGCGAGCCGCGACGACGCCGACCTCGACTACCGCGCGAGCGTCGAGGTGACCTCCTCGACCGGCGACCTCCAGCAGGCGCTGCTCGACGCGGTCGCGGCACGCCGCAAGGAGGAGCTCGACCGCGGCATCTCGCTCGTCGGCCCGCACCGCGACGAGCTGCTGCTCACCCTCGGCGACCCGCAGCTGCGGCTGCCGGTCAAGGGCTACGCCTCGCACGGCGAGTCGTGGTCGTACGCGCTCGCGCTCCGCCTGGCCTCCTACGACCTGCTGCGCGCCGACGGCGACGACCCGATCCTGGTGCTCGACGACGTGTTCGCCGAGCTCGACTCCGAACGACGCCAGCAGCTCGCCGAGCTCGTCGCGGGAGCCGAGCAGGTGCTGGTCACCGCCGCGGTCGCCGCCGACGTGCCCGCGTCGCTGCAGGGCGTGCGCTACCTCGTCGCGGACGGGGCGGTGACCCGTGACGGATGA